In bacterium, a single window of DNA contains:
- a CDS encoding DUF370 domain-containing protein, with the protein MYGRNQLSSNNQLINVGFGNIVFASRIVAIAIPNSAPMKRFKEDARESGKLIDVTHGRRTRSIIITDSGHIILSAVQPETISQRIGLETSSI; encoded by the coding sequence ATGTATGGGAGAAATCAGTTGAGCAGTAATAATCAGTTGATCAATGTCGGTTTTGGGAATATTGTTTTTGCCTCAAGGATCGTTGCTATCGCTATTCCGAATTCAGCGCCGATGAAACGGTTCAAGGAGGATGCCAGAGAGAGCGGAAAGCTCATTGATGTCACTCATGGCCGGCGTACACGATCCATTATTATCACTGACAGTGGCCATATCATTCTTTCTGCCGTGCAGCCTGAGACGATTTCGCAGAGGATTGGCCTCGAAACTTCAAGCATATAA
- the gmk gene encoding guanylate kinase has product MELDLQSYESAVFVISAPSGVGKTTLRNILLSRLQNLYYSISCTTRPPRPGEVNGRDYFFVSHEVFQKKIENESLLEWAMVHQNFYGTPKEPIIAALQDKKDILLDIDVQGARTLHEKMRGAIFIFLLPPSWQVLEERLRSRKTETDQEVEDRLNTARKEVQSCREYDYLVVNNDLEEVVEKVKAIILAEHCRPGKMRSVVQELLLP; this is encoded by the coding sequence ATGGAATTGGACCTTCAAAGCTATGAATCTGCTGTTTTTGTAATCTCAGCTCCTTCAGGCGTGGGGAAGACAACATTACGCAATATTCTGCTCTCCCGTCTTCAAAACCTTTATTATTCGATTTCCTGTACCACGCGTCCGCCAAGGCCTGGCGAGGTGAATGGCCGGGATTATTTCTTTGTGTCTCACGAGGTTTTTCAGAAAAAGATCGAGAACGAATCGCTGCTCGAGTGGGCGATGGTGCATCAGAATTTCTATGGAACGCCGAAGGAGCCTATCATCGCCGCCTTGCAGGATAAAAAGGATATCCTTCTGGACATCGATGTCCAGGGGGCCAGGACATTGCACGAGAAGATGCGGGGGGCAATCTTTATTTTTCTTCTCCCCCCCTCCTGGCAGGTTCTTGAGGAGCGATTGCGAAGCAGAAAAACGGAAACGGATCAGGAGGTAGAAGACCGGCTGAATACTGCCCGGAAAGAGGTCCAAAGCTGCCGGGAGTACGACTATCTGGTGGTGAACAATGACCTGGAAGAAGTGGTTGAGAAAGTCAAAGCCATTATTTTAGCGGAGCATTGCAGACCTGGCAAGATGAGGTCTGTCGTACAGGAACTTTTATTGCCATAA
- the coaBC gene encoding bifunctional phosphopantothenoylcysteine decarboxylase/phosphopantothenate--cysteine ligase CoaBC, whose protein sequence is MLAQKEVVLGVTASIAAYKAVEILRGLRRLGAAVTVVMTRNAAEFISPLTFQTLSGQKTVITLFDTAAEFRPEHIALAHKADLLLVAPATANVIGKFAAGIADDFLTSLFLSLRSPVLLAPAMNPAMYANPFVQRNLRILEAEGVGIIEPAVGEVACGESGKGRLAPIEDILDRVVQRLGGKSPLRQRKVVITAGPTREYLDPVRYLSNGSSGKMGFALARAALRRGARVTLISGPTSLPPPDSGIEYLPVVTSREMMQAVEQHFPSSSVTIMAAAVCDFKPLHQASQKIKKAGSSTASLELEATPDILKHLGQIKKHHILVGFAAETENVVANAMTKLKEKNLDLICANDITQEGAGFERDTNIVTIIDSQQKLIHLPLMSKEKIAEKILDAVEDLLREKID, encoded by the coding sequence ATGTTAGCTCAAAAAGAGGTCGTTCTGGGAGTGACCGCAAGTATCGCTGCCTATAAAGCGGTCGAGATACTGAGAGGGCTTCGCCGTCTGGGGGCTGCCGTGACCGTAGTGATGACCCGAAACGCTGCTGAATTTATCTCTCCCCTCACCTTTCAGACCCTTTCAGGGCAAAAGACGGTTATAACCCTGTTCGACACAGCCGCTGAATTCAGGCCGGAGCATATTGCACTGGCGCACAAGGCTGATTTACTGCTGGTAGCTCCGGCTACCGCCAATGTGATTGGAAAATTCGCCGCCGGAATTGCCGACGACTTCCTGACTTCGCTCTTTCTGTCTCTGCGCTCACCCGTTCTGCTGGCTCCAGCCATGAATCCGGCCATGTATGCCAACCCCTTCGTTCAAAGGAATCTCCGGATACTGGAAGCTGAGGGAGTGGGGATCATTGAACCGGCTGTGGGCGAAGTGGCCTGTGGGGAAAGCGGGAAGGGAAGATTAGCGCCGATCGAGGATATCCTTGATCGTGTGGTGCAAAGGCTCGGGGGAAAAAGCCCGCTTCGTCAGCGCAAAGTGGTTATCACGGCCGGTCCTACCAGAGAATATCTCGACCCGGTCAGGTATCTCAGCAACGGATCTTCGGGCAAGATGGGATTTGCACTGGCCAGGGCCGCTTTGCGGCGAGGCGCCAGAGTCACCCTGATCAGCGGCCCGACATCTCTTCCCCCTCCTGATTCCGGCATCGAATACCTTCCGGTAGTGACGAGCCGCGAGATGATGCAGGCCGTCGAGCAGCATTTCCCCTCCTCTTCGGTCACCATCATGGCAGCGGCGGTCTGTGATTTCAAACCACTTCACCAGGCCAGCCAGAAGATCAAGAAGGCCGGATCATCAACCGCCTCCCTTGAATTGGAGGCTACTCCCGATATCTTAAAGCATTTAGGTCAGATAAAAAAACACCACATCCTGGTCGGATTCGCCGCTGAAACCGAGAATGTCGTGGCCAATGCAATGACCAAACTCAAAGAAAAAAACCTGGACCTTATCTGTGCCAACGATATAACCCAGGAAGGGGCTGGCTTTGAACGAGATACCAACATCGTGACCATCATCGATTCACAGCAAAAACTCATCCATCTGCCCCTGATGAGTAAAGAGAAGATAGCTGAAAAAATCCTCGATGCCGTCGAAGACCTGCTGAGGGAAAAGATCGATTAA
- the rpoZ gene encoding DNA-directed RNA polymerase subunit omega — protein sequence MTESPQQGSKTQLKSKFQLVIAAAKRSKQIAGEAKARGLSPNQVALVKSKSTKSTTLALEELKAGKVRYTWSKGLPVETMEPDEQPQDQEEMDPDGHRHMEPLPSESSEIPESKC from the coding sequence ATGACAGAATCTCCTCAGCAAGGATCCAAGACCCAGTTGAAATCAAAGTTTCAACTGGTAATTGCTGCGGCTAAAAGAAGTAAACAGATTGCAGGTGAGGCCAAGGCAAGAGGCTTGAGCCCGAATCAGGTAGCGCTGGTTAAATCAAAATCCACCAAATCTACCACGCTGGCTCTGGAGGAATTAAAGGCCGGGAAGGTTCGTTATACCTGGAGTAAAGGCTTGCCCGTTGAAACGATGGAACCGGATGAGCAGCCACAGGATCAGGAAGAAATGGACCCGGACGGGCATAGGCATATGGAACCATTGCCATCCGAGAGCAGCGAGATACCTGAAAGCAAATGTTAG
- a CDS encoding YicC/YloC family endoribonuclease, with the protein MIVSMTGYGCGTAQGDGVTISVEGRSLNHRFCDVSIKLPASLSSLEKKIRDMVMSFFQRGKIDLYISLNKQSDTAQLQINFENASKYYQALLGLCNHLEIKEEVSLSSMTPFIRDIIEVQESSLNGNGDMHWPLIEQAVQQVLVSIQSMRASEGKSLCADIQHRVEYIETIISSIQEKTSMLVREYRDQLSARIAEHFPELSVEPGRLEQEIVMVAEKLDVTEELTRIKSHFSQMKEFLASDGPMGRKLDFLLQEIHREVNTLSYKSNSADISQKVVEIKGELEKIREQIQNIE; encoded by the coding sequence ATGATTGTAAGTATGACCGGATATGGCTGCGGAACAGCTCAAGGGGATGGAGTAACCATCTCCGTAGAAGGCAGATCCTTGAATCACCGATTTTGCGATGTCTCTATCAAATTGCCCGCATCTCTCAGCAGCCTGGAGAAAAAAATCCGCGATATGGTTATGTCCTTTTTCCAGCGGGGAAAGATCGATTTATATATCTCCCTGAATAAACAGAGCGATACGGCTCAATTGCAGATCAATTTCGAGAATGCCTCCAAATATTATCAGGCTCTTCTCGGATTATGCAATCATCTGGAGATCAAAGAAGAGGTCAGTCTATCCTCGATGACCCCTTTTATCCGTGATATCATTGAAGTTCAGGAATCCAGCTTAAATGGGAACGGAGATATGCATTGGCCGCTCATCGAACAGGCTGTGCAGCAGGTGCTTGTCTCGATTCAAAGCATGAGAGCGAGTGAAGGAAAGTCACTGTGTGCTGACATCCAGCACAGAGTTGAGTATATCGAAACCATTATCAGCTCCATCCAGGAAAAAACCTCGATGCTGGTCAGGGAATACCGGGATCAGTTGTCTGCCCGGATTGCCGAGCATTTTCCGGAGCTGTCCGTGGAGCCCGGACGTCTGGAGCAGGAGATCGTGATGGTAGCCGAAAAACTCGACGTCACGGAAGAGTTGACCAGAATCAAAAGCCATTTCAGCCAAATGAAGGAATTCCTGGCATCTGATGGGCCGATGGGCCGCAAGCTGGACTTTCTGCTGCAGGAAATCCATCGGGAAGTAAACACTCTGTCATACAAGTCCAATAGTGCGGATATTTCTCAAAAAGTGGTTGAAATCAAAGGTGAGCTGGAAAAAATCCGGGAGCAGATCCAAAACATCGAATAA